In Myxococcales bacterium, a single window of DNA contains:
- a CDS encoding dienelactone hydrolase family protein, whose product MIDLSRRTFVSSSLTAGFALAVQPVRADAIRTDDKGLSTQVVQLKTTNGPMPAFVAMPDGKGPFPLVLVVQEIFGVHEYIKDVCRRFAKLGAMAIAPELFVRHADVSKMSDIQGIIKEVVSKVSDAQVMSDLDAAVAWAMTSGKLKAPSTSEKNKPVAPDPVIGITGFCWGGRITWLYAAHNPRVRAGVAWYGRLTSDVTGNQPKHPLDVAKDLKVPVLGLYGGKDQGIPLEAVEKMKAALRDAKSASDIHVYPEAGHAFHADYRPSYAKDAAEDGWRKLTAWFKKNGVLKA is encoded by the coding sequence ATGATTGACCTCTCGCGCCGCACGTTCGTCTCGTCTTCGCTGACCGCAGGCTTCGCGCTCGCCGTCCAACCGGTCCGGGCCGACGCGATCCGCACCGACGACAAGGGCCTTTCCACGCAAGTCGTGCAGCTCAAGACCACGAACGGCCCGATGCCAGCGTTCGTGGCCATGCCCGACGGAAAGGGGCCCTTTCCTCTCGTGCTCGTGGTGCAAGAGATCTTCGGCGTCCACGAGTACATCAAGGACGTCTGCCGGCGCTTCGCCAAGCTCGGAGCCATGGCCATCGCGCCGGAGCTCTTCGTGCGCCACGCCGACGTCAGCAAGATGAGCGACATCCAAGGCATCATCAAGGAGGTCGTGTCGAAGGTATCGGACGCACAGGTCATGAGCGACCTCGACGCCGCCGTCGCGTGGGCCATGACGTCGGGCAAGCTGAAGGCACCGAGCACGTCGGAGAAGAACAAGCCCGTCGCGCCCGACCCCGTCATCGGCATCACGGGCTTCTGCTGGGGCGGGCGCATCACCTGGCTCTACGCCGCGCACAACCCGAGGGTGCGCGCCGGCGTCGCCTGGTACGGCCGCCTCACGAGCGACGTCACCGGCAACCAGCCGAAACATCCGCTCGACGTCGCCAAGGATTTGAAGGTGCCGGTGCTCGGTCTCTACGGCGGCAAGGATCAAGGCATTCCCCTCGAGGCCGTCGAGAAGATGAAGGCCGCGCTCCGCGACGCGAAGTCGGCTTCCGACATCCACGTTTATCCGGAGGCAGGGCACGCCTTCCACGCCGATTACCGGCCGAGCTACGCCAAGGACGCAGCCGAAGACGGTTGGCGAAAGCTCACCGCGTGGTTTAAGAAGAACGGCGTCCTCAAGGCGTAG